The nucleotide sequence CTCCCTTGCGCCTCCTGAATATAGAGGCCTGCTTCTTCTTCGGAAGCATGTGTAACCGTCATGAAAATGGCTTCTTTAAGATTGTACTGTGTTTTTTCCATAGTTAGTCCTGCTGTTTCCTTATCAATGCCTGTCGTTTCCGCCAAAATCATTTCTGCCCGCTTTTTCAGTTTGCGGTTGATCAGTTTCATATCGACCATTTCGTTTCCATATACTTTCCCAAGCTGTATCATGACACTTGTTGAGATCATGTTTAGAGCCATTTTTTGAGAAGTTCCCGCTTTTAATCTTGTGGACCCCCGTATGACTTCAGGGCCAGTTCTAAGTTCGATGGCAACATCAGCCAGTTCGGAAATGACTGAGTGTTCATTGTTGCTGATCGATATTGTACAGGCACCCTTCTGATTCGCATATTCAAGGCCGCTTACAGCAAACGGAGTTGAACCGCTGGCTGTTATGCCGATGACACAATCCTGCTCAGCGAGTGAGTGGGATTTCAATTCCTCCCTGATGGCGTTTTCATCGTCTTCAGTCTCCTCAAGCGGCATCCACATCGCTTCATTTCCGCCGGACACAAGTGCCGTCCATCTGTCTTCCTCTACAGAAAAAGTCGGTCCGAGCTCCACTGCATCAAGCATGCCCACTCTTCCGCTGGTGCCTGCTCCAATCACAAACACTCTTCCGCCCGTTTTCCATCGTGCGACTATTTCATCAGCCGCTTCAGCAATTTGCGGAAGTGCTTTCTCCACAGCAGCAGATATTGCCGCGTCCTCCTGGTGCATAAGTTTTGCCATCTCATAGGAAGTCATTTCATCAATGGCAGACGTCCGGATGTTTTTTTGTTCTGTTGCCCGCTTTTTCATGACAATCGCTGCATATCAATTGTGAATTTATAACGGTCCGCCCGGTAAACAGACTTTACAACTTCTAGCGGTTTATTTGATTCAAGCGTGCTTCTCCGCTCGATCATCAGGACCGGGGCACCTTCTTCAACCTGGAGCATTTCCGCTTCTGTTCTTCTGGCAATAGAGGCCTCAAGAACCTGTCGTCCATGGTGAATCTTCAGGCCCAGTTTATTTTCCACGTATTCATAGATAGAAGATTGAGCGATTTTTTCGGTCAAATCAGGTGCCGTTTCTTTTGAAATGTACAGCATTTCATAGGCCATCGGCAGCTGGTCTGCAAGCCGGATCCGTTTTAATTCAAAAAGGGACGTTCCCGCTTCCACCTCGAGCTTAGAAGCAAGGTCATGACTTGCAGGCACTTCCTTAAAGCTGATGACCCGCGTACTTGGTTCAAGGCCGCGTGACCTCATATCCTCAGAAAAACTGGTCAGGCCTTGAAGCGGCTGTTCAATTTTCTGGTGGGCGACAAACGTTCCCTTCCCTCTCTGTCTGTAAAGGAAGCCGTCATTTACAAGGTTTGAAAGAGCTTGCCTGACAGTCATTCTGCTGATTCCGTACGTTTCCGCATATTCTCTTTCAGATGGAATCATCTGGCCTGGTGTCAGCTCTTGATTTTGTATTGCTTCTTTGATGGCTTCTTCGAGCTGATAGTAGATTGGCAGGGGTGAGTTCTTTTGAATCATCTGGCAAACATCTTCCTTTCTTCCGGCTGAAGCTTCGAAAGTGCATCCCTGTCTGCAATAATTACGGCATTCGGGTGATTTCTGAGGACAGTCGCCGGAATTTCTTCAGATACATCTGCATGAAAAAGATCATTTAATATGGCTGCTTTTTGAACACCTGATGCAAGAAGAAGAATTTTTTTGCTTCTCATGATTGAAGCGATTCCCATCGTCACCGCATGTTTCGGCACATCCTCAATCGTGTTAAAATACCTTGCATTTGCCTGACGGGTTGATTCTTCCAGTTTTACAAGGTGGGTGTTTG is from Bacillus sp. FSL H8-0547 and encodes:
- the murQ gene encoding N-acetylmuramic acid 6-phosphate etherase, encoding MKKRATEQKNIRTSAIDEMTSYEMAKLMHQEDAAISAAVEKALPQIAEAADEIVARWKTGGRVFVIGAGTSGRVGMLDAVELGPTFSVEEDRWTALVSGGNEAMWMPLEETEDDENAIREELKSHSLAEQDCVIGITASGSTPFAVSGLEYANQKGACTISISNNEHSVISELADVAIELRTGPEVIRGSTRLKAGTSQKMALNMISTSVMIQLGKVYGNEMVDMKLINRKLKKRAEMILAETTGIDKETAGLTMEKTQYNLKEAIFMTVTHASEEEAGLYIQEAQGRLKQAIHRFFDNKNK
- a CDS encoding GntR family transcriptional regulator, which translates into the protein MIQKNSPLPIYYQLEEAIKEAIQNQELTPGQMIPSEREYAETYGISRMTVRQALSNLVNDGFLYRQRGKGTFVAHQKIEQPLQGLTSFSEDMRSRGLEPSTRVISFKEVPASHDLASKLEVEAGTSLFELKRIRLADQLPMAYEMLYISKETAPDLTEKIAQSSIYEYVENKLGLKIHHGRQVLEASIARRTEAEMLQVEEGAPVLMIERRSTLESNKPLEVVKSVYRADRYKFTIDMQRLS